From Anopheles coluzzii chromosome 3, AcolN3, whole genome shotgun sequence, the proteins below share one genomic window:
- the LOC120958262 gene encoding E3 SUMO-protein ligase ZBED1-like, protein MSKPSRFISSVWKHFERLGDRAKCQFCQNTFSFSTGSTANLKRHLARKHPTDPLQEMYAEVAESEPSSPPAETNGEQTWDDGIEGILIPKVECVMPQVETKPKPQQLVSSVWKHYDRDGSSAKCHHCPRVISYSHGSTSNLKKHLIRKHPDASLDPEPTPDDELAGEQGEDDLSSPWSEGIEGIVVPKKEQATPGGKTYADIWNHYDRDGTMATCHYCYRSIAFSAGSTSNLKKHLTRKHPMVTVQSRPAKKRQSLERKVKLPQSPRPLNDYFDEDSILPAVGLQPRNRPKPTSSVWNHFDRSGTTAKCRICLRVLTYAGTTSNLRKHILRQHPTLTLGKQEMTRIHHVTLPTPPQRPDSADDTERPSFTAKPFVSGSPDESSDSEQQQPALKPLTEARVAKMHESIALMICRGNHTFAMVEEEAFQALFTQYSHREFEMCSKFTFKRLWLPQVYGKVQSRVKAELATARAISLGFNSATSVNHESVLSVTAYFIDQNGKLSNALLDFARCTPSYGGENVAAQLAEVMKLFEIDGKVLSIVTDNDDASVMQAVETLNIPHVACFAHSIDPIVMLTLNSTIQGTLDEVRHVVAQIRSSAKARELVEDIENSARVTTLKLDVPNDWHSTLDMLGRFVACKEAILACSAELNIACKLEGKDWLMLEQSTRVLQELATAVHEVSADKLVTISKPCVMYQLLVHRLEAMALEQNVLMDVSALAATLRDSIRECCAYVRSSPLLTQAVMLDPRYKAEGFMQDEECLQKTYESIVEEIAALQSDGGDGGVPMELDKESEAEQSRTNEEALYQLFEAHKHSKHDGSALKVSAQYELDYYLKAKHLQRKGDPLEWWERNKHFYPNLYKLASKRLCTPAACVSASGCCAKAEVECRERKNRLLPKRIQQMVFIKYNHHRYQADIADD, encoded by the exons ATGAGCAAGCCGTCTCGTTTTATATCCAGCGTTTGGAAACATTTCGAGCGCCTAGGCGACCGTGCAAAATGCCAATTCTGCCAAAATACGTTCTCCTTCTCGACCGGTTCGACGGCCAACCTGAAGCGGCATCTCGCCCGCAAACATCCGACGGATCCGCTGCAGGAAATGTACGCCGAGGTGGCGGAGAGCGAACCGTCCTCACCGCCCGCGGAGACCAACGGGGAGCAGACGTGGGACGACGGCATCGAAG GCATACTAATACCAAAGGTCGAGTGCGTAATGCCGCAGGTGGaaacgaaaccgaaaccccAGCAGCTGGTGTCGAGCGTTTGGAAACATTACGATCGCGACGGATCGTCGGCCAAGTGTCACCATTGCCCTAGGGTTATATCGTATTCGCACGGGTCGACGTCAAACCTGAAGAAACATTTGATCCGCAAACATCCCGATGCTTCGCTCGATCCCGAACCAACGCCGGACGATGAGCTGGCAGGAGAGCAGGGGGAAGACGATCTTTCGTCACCATGGTCAGAAGGCATCGAAG GAATAGTTGTCCCCAAGAAGGAGCAAGCGACGCCGGGCGGCAAAACGTACGCGGACATTTGGAACCACTACGATCGGGACGGTACGATGGCAACGTGCCACTATTGCTACAGAAGCATAGCGTTCTCTGCCGGCAGCACGTCCAATCTGAAGAAACATCTGACACGCAAGCATCCGATGGTAACGGTTCAGAGCCGTCCGGCCAAGAAAAGGCAGAGCCTGGAGCGTAAGGTGAAATTACCACAATCACCAAGACCGCTGAACGATTACTTCGATGAAG ATTCAATCCTACCGGCAGTGGGGCTACAGCCCAGAAACAGACCGAAACCAACGTCCAGCGTTTGGAACCATTTCGATCGCAGTGGTACAACGGCCAAGTGTCGCATCTGCCTGAGAGTGCTCACCTATGCCGGCACGACGTCGAACCTGCGGAAGCACATCCTTCGCCAGCATCCCACGCTGACGCTAGGCAAGCAGGAAATGACGCGGATTCATCACGTCACGCTGCCAACGCCACCGCAGCGCCCCGACAGTGCGGACGACACGGAACGGCCATCATTCACGGCCAAGCCGTTTGTGTCAGGCTCTCCGGATGAGTCGAGTGacagcgagcagcagcagcccgctCTAAAACCGCTCACCGAAGCCAGGGTGGCAAAAATGCACGAGAGCATTGCGCTGATGATTTGCCGCGGCAATCATACGTTCGCGATGGTAGAGGAGGAAGCATTTCAAGCGCTGTTCACGCAGTACAGCCACCGGGAGTTTGAAATGTGCAGCAAGTTTACCTTCAAACGCCTCTGGCTGCCGCAGGTGTACGGCAAGGTGCAGAGCCGTGTGAAAGCTGAGCTAGCGACGGCGCGGGCCATTTCGCTGGGCTTTAATTCGGCGACAAGCGTCAACCACGAATCGGTGCTAAGCGTTACGGCCTATTTTATCGATCAGAATGGGAAGCTGTCGAATGCGCTGCTGGATTTTGCGCGCTGCACACCGAGCTACGGGGGAGAGAACGTGGCAGCACAGCTGGCCGAAGTAATGAAGCTGTTCGAAATTGACGGCAAGGTGCTCTCGATCGTAACGGATAACGATGACGCCAGCGTGATGCAGGCAGTAGAAACACTCAATATTCCCCACGTTGCGTGCTTCGCGCATTCGATCGATCCGATCGTGATGCTGACATTGAACAGCACCATACAAGGCACACTAGACGAAGTGCGGCACGTGGTGGCGCAGATCCGCAGCAGTGCGAAAGCACGCGAATTGGTGGAGGATATCGAAAACAGCGCACGCGTTACGACCCTAAAGCTGGACGTACCAAACGACTGGCACAGTACGCTGGACATGCTCGGTCGGTTTGTGGCGTGCAAGGAAGCGATCTTGGCCTGCTCGGCCGAGCTAAACATTGCGTGCAAGCTGGAGGGTAAAGATTGGCTCATGCTCGAGCAGTCGACCCGGGTGCTGCAGGAGCTCGCTACCGCAGTGCACGAAGTGTCGGCCGACAAGCTGGTCACCATTTCCAAACCGTGCGTGATGTACCAGCTGCTCGTTCATCGGCTGGAAGCGATGGCGTTGGAGCAGAACGTCCTGATGGATGTTTCGGCGCTGGCCGCGACACTACGCGACAGTATCCGGGAGTGTTGCGCATACGTGCGCAGCAGCCCACTGCTAACGCAGGCCGTCATGCTCGATCCCCGCTACAAGGCCGAAGGGTTCATGCAGGACGAAGAGTGTTTGCAAAAGACGTACGAAAGCATCGTCGAAGAGATTGCTGCCCTGCAGTCGGACGGTGGCGATGGTGGCGTACCGATGGAGCTAGATAAGGAATCGGAAGCGGAACAGTCGCGCACCAATGAAGAGGCACTGTATCAACTGTTCGAagcgcacaaacacagcaagCACGATGGATCGGCGCTAAAGGTAAGCGCCCAGTACGAGCTGGACTACTACCTGAAGGCGAAACATTTGCAGCGCAAGGGGGACCCGCTGGAGTGGTGGGAACGTAACAAACACTTCTATCCGAACCTGTACAAACTGGCCAGCAAAAGGCTTTGCACACCGGCTGCATGCGTTTCGGCAAGCGGGTGCTGTGCAAAGGCGGAGGTAGAGTGTCGGGAGCGTAAGAACCGGCTGCTGCCGAAGCGAATCCAGCAGATGGTGTTTATAAAATACAATCACCACCGCTACCAGGCGGATATAGCAGACGATTGA